The following proteins come from a genomic window of Burkholderia stabilis:
- a CDS encoding DsbA family protein — protein sequence MTTGLDTAQPAWFFDFVSPFSYLLLEQHDKWPDVPFEPVAVSLIDLQRHWGQRPGADVPAKRIFTYRHALFRAEQLGIRFKMPPAHPFDSDKVLRLAIALRADIATVLDMFRFIWRDGNDPSTPDGFAALCERVGVGHGDELIEFEETSAQLARNNADAIALGVFGVPTFWMNQQLFWGEDALPMVLYCARTPNWLESREVTRISALPKGRA from the coding sequence ATGACAACCGGCCTCGACACCGCCCAGCCCGCCTGGTTCTTCGACTTCGTGTCGCCGTTCTCCTATCTGCTGCTCGAACAGCATGACAAGTGGCCGGACGTGCCGTTCGAACCCGTCGCCGTGTCGCTCATCGACCTGCAGCGCCACTGGGGGCAACGCCCGGGCGCCGACGTGCCGGCCAAGCGCATATTCACGTACCGTCACGCGCTGTTCCGCGCGGAGCAGCTCGGCATCCGCTTCAAGATGCCGCCCGCGCATCCGTTCGATTCCGACAAGGTGCTGCGCCTCGCGATCGCGCTGCGCGCCGACATCGCGACCGTGCTGGACATGTTCCGCTTCATCTGGCGCGACGGCAACGATCCGTCGACGCCGGACGGTTTCGCGGCGCTGTGCGAACGCGTCGGCGTCGGCCACGGCGACGAACTGATCGAATTCGAGGAGACGAGCGCGCAGCTCGCCCGCAACAACGCCGATGCGATCGCGCTCGGCGTGTTCGGCGTGCCGACGTTCTGGATGAACCAGCAGCTGTTCTGGGGCGAGGATGCGCTGCCGATGGTGCTGTACTGCGCGCGCACGCCGAACTGGCTCGAATCGCGCGAGGTCACGCGGATCAGCGCGCTGCCCAAGGGTCGTGCGTGA
- a CDS encoding nuclear transport factor 2 family protein, whose amino-acid sequence MSDHPVYLDALDTSLVAIERWLSGVDTAPAALDALLAPFSAGFTMILTDGRVVDRDGTRALFAKLAGAKPGLRITLSETRVLAADASHAVITYLEAQHAASGELPARRATAVFERDAAGVVRWAHLQETFCTA is encoded by the coding sequence ATGTCCGATCATCCGGTTTATCTCGACGCGCTCGATACGAGCCTCGTCGCCATCGAGCGCTGGCTGTCCGGCGTCGACACCGCACCCGCGGCGCTCGACGCGCTGCTTGCGCCGTTCTCCGCCGGTTTCACGATGATCCTGACCGACGGCCGCGTGGTCGACCGCGACGGCACGCGCGCGCTGTTCGCGAAGCTCGCCGGCGCGAAGCCGGGGCTGCGCATCACGCTGTCGGAAACCCGCGTGCTCGCGGCCGACGCATCGCACGCGGTGATCACCTATCTCGAAGCGCAGCACGCGGCGTCGGGCGAGCTGCCCGCGCGCCGCGCGACCGCCGTGTTCGAGCGCGACGCGGCGGGCGTCGTGCGCTGGGCCCATCTGCAGGAAACGTTCTGCACGGCCTGA
- the xdhB gene encoding xanthine dehydrogenase molybdopterin binding subunit — MNQQAEPFLSTLDPQADAAEVHVSRAHESAHLHVSGRATYTDDIPVVAGTLHAALGLSAKPHAKIVSMNFDAVRATPGVVAVFTADDIPGVNDCGPIIHDDPVLAKGIVQFVGQPMFIVVATSHETARLAARRAQVDYEELPAILTAQEARQAETYVIPPLKLARGDAAGRLAAAPHRESGEMLLGGQEQFYLEGQIAYAVPKDDDGMHVYCSTQHPSEMQHLVAHVLGVASHNVLVECRRMGGGFGGKESQSGLFACCAALAAWKLLCPVKLRPDRDDDMMITGKRHDFHYRFDVGYDDDGRIDGVALDMTSRCGFSADLSGPVMTRAVCHFDNAYWLGDVDIAGYCGKTNTQSNTAFRGFGGPQGAFAIEYILDDVARSLDRDPLDVRYANLYGKTERNVTPYGQTVEDNVLQELLGELETTSDYRARRAGVREFNARNTVLKKGIAITPVKFGIAFNVTHFNQAGALVHIYTDGSVLVNHGGTEMGQGLNTKVAQVVAHELGIRFGRIRVTATDTSKVANTSATAASTGSDLNGKAAQDAARQLRERLAVFAAKQYGDGKVDAADVKFGNDFVWVGGNSVPFGEVISKAYLARVQLWSDGFYATPKLYWDQSKLQGRPFYYYSYGAAVSEVVIDTLTGEMRTLRVDALHDVGASLNPALDVGQVEGAFIQGMGWLTTEELWWNKGGKLMTHAPSTYKIPTVNDTPPEFNVLLFKNRNVEDSIHRSKAVGEPPLLLPFSVFFAVRDAVAAVGDYKVNPPLDAPATGESILRAVSAVRAARAGQAG; from the coding sequence ATGAACCAGCAAGCAGAGCCGTTCCTGAGCACCCTCGACCCGCAAGCCGACGCTGCGGAGGTGCACGTATCGCGCGCGCATGAATCCGCCCACCTGCACGTGAGCGGGCGCGCCACCTACACCGACGACATCCCGGTCGTCGCCGGCACGCTGCACGCGGCGCTCGGATTGTCGGCGAAGCCGCACGCGAAGATCGTGTCGATGAACTTCGACGCGGTGCGCGCGACGCCGGGCGTGGTCGCCGTGTTCACGGCCGACGACATCCCGGGCGTCAACGATTGCGGCCCGATCATCCACGACGACCCGGTGCTCGCGAAGGGCATCGTGCAGTTCGTCGGCCAGCCGATGTTCATCGTCGTCGCGACGTCGCATGAAACCGCGCGGCTCGCCGCGCGCCGCGCGCAGGTCGACTACGAGGAGCTGCCCGCGATCCTGACCGCGCAGGAAGCGCGCCAGGCCGAAACCTACGTGATCCCGCCGCTGAAGCTCGCGCGCGGCGACGCGGCCGGGCGGCTCGCTGCCGCGCCGCACCGCGAGTCGGGCGAGATGCTGCTCGGCGGCCAGGAGCAGTTCTATCTCGAAGGACAGATCGCGTACGCCGTGCCGAAGGACGACGACGGCATGCACGTGTACTGCTCGACGCAGCACCCGAGCGAAATGCAGCACCTCGTCGCGCACGTGCTCGGCGTCGCGTCGCACAACGTGCTCGTCGAATGCCGCCGGATGGGCGGCGGGTTCGGCGGCAAGGAATCGCAGTCGGGCCTGTTCGCGTGCTGCGCGGCGCTCGCCGCGTGGAAGCTGCTGTGCCCGGTGAAGCTGCGTCCGGACCGCGACGACGACATGATGATCACCGGCAAGCGGCACGACTTCCATTACCGCTTCGACGTCGGCTACGACGACGACGGCCGCATCGACGGCGTGGCGCTCGACATGACGTCGCGCTGCGGCTTCTCGGCCGACCTGTCGGGCCCGGTGATGACGCGCGCGGTGTGCCACTTCGACAACGCGTACTGGCTGGGCGACGTCGACATCGCCGGCTACTGTGGCAAGACCAACACGCAGTCGAACACCGCGTTCCGCGGCTTCGGCGGCCCGCAGGGCGCCTTCGCGATCGAGTACATCCTCGACGACGTCGCTCGCTCGCTCGACCGCGATCCGCTCGACGTCCGCTACGCGAACCTGTACGGCAAGACCGAACGCAACGTGACGCCGTACGGGCAGACGGTCGAGGACAACGTGCTGCAGGAGCTGCTCGGCGAACTCGAGACGACGAGCGACTACCGCGCGCGGCGCGCGGGCGTGCGCGAATTCAACGCGCGCAACACGGTGCTGAAGAAGGGCATCGCAATCACGCCGGTGAAGTTCGGGATCGCGTTCAACGTCACGCACTTCAACCAGGCCGGCGCGCTGGTGCACATCTACACCGACGGCTCGGTGCTCGTGAACCACGGCGGCACGGAGATGGGGCAGGGGCTGAACACGAAGGTCGCGCAGGTCGTCGCGCACGAGCTCGGCATCCGCTTCGGCCGGATCCGCGTGACCGCGACCGACACGAGCAAGGTCGCGAACACGTCCGCGACGGCTGCGTCGACGGGCTCCGACCTGAACGGCAAGGCCGCGCAGGATGCGGCGCGCCAGTTGCGCGAGCGGCTCGCGGTGTTCGCGGCGAAGCAGTACGGCGACGGCAAGGTCGATGCGGCCGACGTGAAGTTCGGCAACGACTTCGTGTGGGTCGGCGGCAACAGCGTGCCGTTCGGCGAAGTGATCTCGAAGGCGTACCTCGCGCGGGTGCAGCTCTGGTCCGACGGTTTCTACGCAACGCCGAAGTTGTACTGGGATCAGTCGAAGCTGCAGGGCCGGCCGTTCTACTACTACTCGTACGGCGCGGCCGTATCGGAAGTCGTGATCGACACGCTGACCGGCGAGATGCGCACGCTGCGCGTCGATGCGCTGCACGACGTGGGCGCATCGCTGAACCCGGCGCTCGACGTCGGCCAGGTCGAAGGCGCGTTCATCCAGGGGATGGGCTGGCTCACGACCGAGGAGCTGTGGTGGAACAAGGGCGGCAAGCTGATGACGCATGCGCCGTCCACGTACAAGATCCCGACCGTCAACGACACGCCGCCCGAATTCAACGTGCTGCTGTTCAAGAACCGCAACGTGGAGGACAGCATTCACCGTTCGAAGGCCGTCGGCGAACCGCCGCTGCTGCTGCCGTTCTCGGTGTTCTTCGCGGTGCGCGACGCGGTCGCGGCGGTCGGCGATTACAAGGTGAACCCGCCGCTCGACGCGCCGGCCACCGGCGAGTCGATCCTGCGCGCGGTGAGTGCAGTGCGCGCGGCTCGCGCGGGCCAGGCAGGCTGA
- a CDS encoding S10 family peptidase, with product MTTRKSLKDGFALFGTTLSVPLAAAAAAALLVTGCGGDDGPSPSASAAAAAATTSNGSSSASTNATAAAAADQPYVDTDVYGTGPNDAVTDSTEGAAVVHRQVTIGGKTIKYTATTGHLTTIDPATSAPNAKMFYVAYTQDNPDPSKPRPVTFFYNGGPGSSSVYLLLGSYGPKRLQSSFPNFTPPAPYKLLDNPDSLLDRTDLVFINPVGTGYSTAVAPAKNKDFWGTDQDARSIDRFIQRYLTKYSRWNSPKFLYGESYGTARSAVVSWVLHEDGIDLNGITLQSSILDYANALSAPGTFPTLAADAFYWKKTTLNPTPTDLDAYMVQARNYADNTLAPLAQKPNPQDGGFVNVRLNLNLQTAQQMGSYIGTDPTSLIQTFGNPAALGNVPSSNDNPPYTFFLTLVPGTQIGQYDGRANFTGKGIAPYILPNSGSNDPSISNVGGAYTVLWNSYINTDLKYTSTSSFVDLNDQVFNNWDFSHTDPTGANKGGGNTLYTAGDLASTMSVNPDLKVLSANGYFDAVTPFHQTELTLAQMPLDPTIKAQNLTIKNYPSGHMIYLNDASRTALKGDLANFYDGILANRTALQRVLKLQARTQQLKQQQLQQQGQ from the coding sequence ATGACGACACGGAAGTCCTTGAAAGACGGTTTCGCGCTATTCGGAACGACACTGAGCGTGCCGCTCGCCGCGGCTGCGGCAGCCGCGCTGCTCGTCACGGGGTGCGGCGGCGACGACGGGCCGAGCCCGTCCGCTTCGGCCGCCGCCGCGGCCGCGACGACGTCCAACGGCAGCTCGTCGGCCAGCACCAACGCAACGGCCGCCGCCGCGGCCGACCAGCCGTACGTCGACACCGACGTGTACGGCACCGGGCCGAACGACGCGGTCACGGATTCGACGGAAGGCGCAGCCGTCGTGCACCGCCAGGTCACGATCGGCGGCAAGACCATCAAGTACACGGCCACCACCGGCCACCTGACGACGATCGATCCGGCCACGTCGGCGCCGAACGCGAAGATGTTCTACGTCGCGTACACGCAGGACAATCCCGACCCGTCGAAGCCGCGCCCGGTCACGTTCTTCTACAACGGCGGCCCCGGCTCGTCGTCGGTCTACCTGCTGCTCGGCTCGTACGGGCCGAAGCGCCTGCAGTCGTCGTTCCCGAACTTCACGCCGCCCGCGCCGTACAAGCTGCTCGACAACCCGGACAGCCTGCTCGACCGCACCGACCTCGTGTTCATCAACCCGGTCGGCACCGGTTACTCGACGGCCGTCGCCCCGGCGAAGAACAAGGACTTCTGGGGCACCGACCAGGATGCGCGCTCGATCGACCGCTTCATCCAGCGCTACCTGACCAAGTACTCGCGCTGGAATTCGCCGAAGTTCCTGTACGGCGAGTCGTACGGCACGGCGCGCAGCGCGGTCGTGTCGTGGGTGCTGCACGAGGACGGCATCGACCTGAACGGGATCACGCTGCAGTCGTCGATTCTCGACTACGCGAACGCGCTGTCCGCGCCGGGTACGTTCCCGACGCTCGCGGCCGATGCGTTCTACTGGAAGAAGACGACGCTCAACCCGACGCCGACCGATCTCGACGCGTACATGGTCCAGGCCCGCAACTACGCGGACAACACGCTCGCGCCGCTCGCGCAGAAGCCGAACCCGCAGGATGGCGGCTTCGTGAACGTGCGGCTGAACCTGAACCTGCAGACCGCGCAGCAGATGGGTTCGTACATCGGCACCGACCCGACGTCGCTGATCCAGACCTTCGGCAACCCGGCCGCGCTCGGCAACGTGCCGTCGTCCAACGACAACCCGCCGTACACGTTCTTCCTGACGCTCGTGCCGGGCACGCAGATCGGCCAGTACGACGGTCGCGCGAACTTCACGGGCAAGGGCATCGCGCCGTACATCCTGCCGAACTCGGGCAGCAACGATCCGTCGATCTCGAACGTCGGCGGCGCGTACACGGTGCTGTGGAACAGCTATATCAACACCGACCTCAAGTACACGTCGACGTCGTCGTTCGTGGACCTGAACGACCAGGTCTTCAACAACTGGGACTTCAGCCACACGGACCCGACCGGCGCGAACAAGGGCGGCGGCAATACGCTGTACACGGCCGGCGACCTGGCGTCGACGATGAGCGTGAACCCGGACCTGAAGGTGCTGTCGGCGAACGGTTATTTCGACGCGGTCACGCCGTTCCACCAGACGGAGCTGACGCTCGCGCAGATGCCGCTCGATCCGACGATCAAGGCGCAGAACCTGACGATCAAGAACTACCCGTCGGGCCACATGATCTACCTGAACGACGCGTCCCGGACCGCGCTGAAGGGCGATCTTGCCAACTTCTACGACGGCATCCTCGCGAACCGCACCGCGCTGCAGCGCGTGCTGAAACTGCAGGCGCGCACGCAGCAGCTCAAGCAGCAGCAACTGCAGCAGCAGGGGCAGTAA
- a CDS encoding LysR family transcriptional regulator produces MEDDDRTASLDIWLVRVLRTLLLERSVTQAALRLNQTQPAISTALRKLRETLNDPILVRGKSGMVPTEYGASLLEAAQRALREVDFIATPHGDFDPSSARRTFRVAAPDYLNDFFMPTLIERFRDAAPHAHLEIDSLNPALDHAGALESGALDLVIGNWPKPDPQFARQDLFSDTIVCLMRDAHPLSRAPLTREAYASAAHVAPTPYTGDKRNAIEIGLARARLTRRIVTTLPYFGIVPQVLLQSDLIFTTTRRFATHYAQLLPLVVVTPPVPFPRIKSYLLTHPQPDRPTDIAWLCALMQSVSDELTVARTRKR; encoded by the coding sequence ATGGAAGACGACGACCGTACCGCCTCGCTCGACATCTGGCTCGTGCGCGTATTGCGCACGCTGCTGCTCGAGCGCAGCGTCACGCAGGCCGCGCTGCGGCTCAACCAGACCCAGCCCGCGATCAGCACCGCGCTGCGCAAGCTGCGCGAGACGCTGAACGACCCGATTCTCGTGCGCGGCAAATCCGGGATGGTGCCGACCGAATACGGCGCATCGCTGCTCGAAGCCGCGCAGCGCGCGCTGCGCGAGGTCGACTTCATCGCGACGCCGCACGGCGACTTCGACCCGTCGTCCGCACGGCGCACGTTCCGCGTCGCCGCGCCCGACTACCTGAACGATTTCTTCATGCCGACGCTGATCGAGCGCTTTCGCGACGCGGCGCCGCATGCGCACCTGGAAATCGATTCGCTGAATCCCGCGCTCGACCACGCGGGCGCGCTCGAATCGGGCGCGCTCGATCTCGTGATCGGCAACTGGCCGAAGCCCGACCCGCAGTTCGCGCGCCAGGACCTGTTCTCCGACACGATCGTGTGCCTGATGCGCGACGCGCATCCGCTCTCGCGCGCGCCGCTCACGCGCGAAGCGTATGCGTCGGCCGCGCACGTCGCGCCGACGCCGTACACCGGCGACAAGCGCAACGCGATCGAGATCGGCCTCGCACGCGCGCGCCTCACACGGCGCATCGTGACGACGCTGCCGTACTTCGGGATCGTGCCGCAGGTGCTGCTGCAGTCGGACCTGATCTTCACGACGACGCGCCGCTTCGCGACGCACTATGCGCAGTTGCTGCCGCTCGTCGTCGTCACGCCGCCCGTGCCGTTCCCGCGCATCAAGAGCTACCTGCTCACGCATCCGCAGCCCGACCGCCCCACCGACATCGCGTGGCTGTGCGCGCTGATGCAGAGCGTGTCCGACGAGCTGACGGTCGCGCGCACCCGCAAGCGCTGA
- a CDS encoding D-(-)-3-hydroxybutyrate oligomer hydrolase, translated as MARLGWGRRMVFGAALAAVAMLGACNGDDSGERNRLPAFVSGSVRTTAYDGASDDLLTAGLGKTGLGTASAPGFANASRPTSAELRRLAIWSNYRALVDMSANGGYGRFWGPNVDLDGNDTLGEGKIPGTEYLAYSDDGSGTKNVTLLVQVPASFDPAQPCIVTATSSGSRGVYGAISAAGEWALKRGCAVAYNDKGGGNGAHELGSDTVTLIDGTLANAVLAGTASLFTANVTSGDLAAFNNRFPNRYAFKHAHSQQNPEQDWGRVTLQSVEFAYWALNEQFGPLIDGSHHGVRYRAGDITTIAASVSNGGGASLAAAEQDTRGWITAVVVGEPQINVRMAPNAIVRTGGQPVPSFGRPLADYATLANLLEPCAAASASLAGAPYLSALPAATTQSIRTQRCATLAAAGLVSGGDTQSQAADALAQLHAAGYLADSDLLQAPMWDSQAIPAIAVTYANAYTRSRVTDNLCNFSFATTSAATGTVAPPAASPMPAVFGLGNGVPPTAGIDLVFNTGAGVDHRLATPDASFAGALCLRQLWTNGMLGMPANVDAVRVNANLQGKPAIIVQGRNDALVPVNHASRAYVAQNGISEGSRSQLVFYEVTNGQHFDAFLPVAGFDTRFVPVHYYNLQALNLMWRHLKNGAPLPPSQVIRTVPRGGTPGAAPALTSANLPPISAAPGANAITAGAGAIDVPL; from the coding sequence ATGGCGAGGCTCGGGTGGGGCAGGCGGATGGTTTTCGGTGCGGCGCTGGCCGCTGTCGCGATGCTGGGCGCCTGCAACGGCGACGATTCGGGCGAGCGCAACCGGTTGCCGGCCTTCGTGTCGGGCAGCGTGCGCACGACCGCCTACGACGGCGCGAGCGACGATCTGCTGACCGCCGGCCTCGGCAAGACGGGCCTCGGCACGGCGAGCGCGCCCGGCTTCGCGAACGCGTCCCGGCCGACGAGCGCCGAGCTGCGCCGCCTCGCGATCTGGTCGAACTATCGCGCGCTCGTCGACATGAGCGCGAACGGCGGCTACGGCCGCTTCTGGGGGCCGAACGTCGACCTCGACGGCAACGATACGCTCGGCGAAGGCAAGATCCCCGGTACCGAATATCTCGCGTATTCCGACGACGGCAGCGGCACGAAGAACGTGACGCTGCTCGTGCAGGTGCCTGCGAGCTTCGATCCCGCGCAACCGTGCATCGTCACTGCGACGTCGTCGGGCTCGCGCGGCGTGTATGGTGCGATCTCCGCGGCCGGCGAGTGGGCGCTCAAGCGCGGCTGCGCGGTGGCCTACAACGACAAGGGCGGCGGCAACGGCGCGCACGAGCTCGGCTCCGACACGGTCACGCTGATCGACGGCACGCTCGCCAACGCGGTACTCGCCGGCACCGCGAGCCTGTTCACCGCGAACGTGACGAGCGGCGATCTCGCCGCGTTCAACAACCGCTTCCCGAACCGCTATGCGTTCAAGCACGCGCATTCGCAGCAGAATCCCGAGCAGGACTGGGGGCGCGTGACGCTGCAGTCGGTCGAGTTCGCCTACTGGGCGCTCAACGAGCAGTTCGGACCGCTGATCGACGGCTCGCATCACGGCGTGCGCTACCGCGCGGGCGACATCACGACGATCGCGGCGTCCGTCAGCAACGGCGGCGGCGCGTCGCTCGCGGCCGCCGAGCAGGACACGCGCGGCTGGATCACCGCGGTCGTGGTCGGCGAACCGCAGATCAACGTGCGGATGGCGCCGAACGCGATCGTGCGCACGGGCGGCCAGCCCGTGCCGTCGTTCGGCCGGCCGCTCGCCGACTACGCGACGCTCGCGAACCTGCTGGAGCCGTGCGCGGCCGCGTCCGCGTCGCTCGCCGGCGCGCCGTACCTGAGCGCGCTGCCGGCCGCCACCACGCAGTCGATCCGCACCCAGCGCTGCGCGACGCTCGCCGCGGCCGGGCTCGTGTCGGGCGGCGACACGCAGAGCCAGGCCGCCGACGCGCTCGCGCAGCTCCACGCGGCCGGCTACCTCGCCGATTCCGACCTGCTGCAGGCGCCGATGTGGGATTCGCAGGCGATTCCGGCGATCGCCGTCACCTACGCGAACGCGTACACGCGCTCGCGCGTCACCGACAACCTGTGCAATTTCAGCTTCGCGACGACGAGCGCGGCGACCGGGACGGTCGCCCCGCCCGCCGCGTCACCGATGCCGGCCGTGTTCGGGCTCGGCAACGGCGTGCCGCCGACGGCCGGCATCGACCTCGTGTTCAACACGGGCGCGGGCGTCGACCACCGGCTCGCGACGCCCGATGCGAGCTTCGCGGGCGCGCTGTGCCTGCGCCAGCTGTGGACCAACGGGATGCTCGGGATGCCCGCGAACGTCGACGCGGTGCGCGTGAACGCGAACCTGCAGGGCAAGCCGGCGATCATCGTGCAGGGCCGCAACGACGCGCTCGTGCCGGTGAACCACGCGTCGCGCGCCTATGTCGCGCAGAACGGCATCAGCGAGGGCAGCCGCAGCCAGCTCGTGTTCTACGAGGTGACGAACGGCCAGCACTTCGACGCGTTCCTGCCGGTCGCGGGCTTCGACACGCGCTTCGTGCCGGTGCACTACTACAACCTGCAGGCGCTGAACCTGATGTGGCGGCACCTGAAGAACGGCGCGCCGCTGCCGCCGTCGCAGGTGATCCGCACGGTGCCGCGCGGCGGCACGCCGGGCGCCGCGCCCGCGTTGACGAGCGCGAACCTGCCGCCGATCTCGGCCGCGCCGGGCGCGAACGCAATCACGGCCGGCGCCGGCGCGATCGACGTGCCGCTCTGA
- a CDS encoding TAXI family TRAP transporter solute-binding subunit, whose translation MKPARPRPPRRILARFVAVSWRDLALSIGPTVLLAGAAVWLAVRLIQPAPPSTLVISSGPPGSTYWNAAQKYKAILAKNGVTLDVESSEGSAQNLARLSNPDAPVDVGFVQSGIGPKERSEQLVSLGSIGYVPLAIMYRGPVVARLSDFKGKRLALGAEGSGARELSLALLKMNGIVPGGSTQLLPTAGEDAATALLDGKIDAAFLSGDSTQIPVMAKLFRAPGVHVYSFTQAEAYARRFPYLTAITLPMGVYDLGQNLPPTDIHTVAPTIELVARDSLHPALSDLLIEAAREVHGHATILQHAGEFPSPVTRGFPLSDDAARYYKSGKTFLYRRLPFWVASLVDRLLVVIVPLIVVLIPGLRLVPSLYGWRVRSRIYRWYGALIALERSALGEHTAEERVQLLDELDDIEEAVNRMKMPLAYAGQFYVLREHIGFVRERLTSHDHDAPAGPSGANGPPQAHADAAPPAGDPPGRLPVPRKRTIRDHCCKHVPPRTMEAAVRPTLWRSS comes from the coding sequence ATGAAGCCTGCCCGCCCTCGCCCGCCTCGCCGCATCCTCGCCCGCTTCGTCGCGGTGTCGTGGCGCGACCTCGCGCTGTCGATCGGCCCCACCGTGCTGCTCGCGGGAGCGGCCGTCTGGCTCGCGGTCAGGCTGATCCAGCCGGCGCCGCCGTCCACCCTCGTGATCTCGTCCGGGCCGCCCGGCAGCACGTACTGGAACGCCGCGCAGAAATACAAGGCCATCCTCGCGAAAAACGGCGTCACGCTCGACGTCGAATCGTCCGAAGGATCCGCGCAGAACCTCGCGCGGCTGTCGAACCCGGACGCGCCGGTCGACGTCGGCTTCGTGCAGAGCGGCATCGGCCCGAAGGAGCGCAGCGAACAACTCGTATCGCTCGGCAGCATCGGCTACGTGCCGCTCGCGATCATGTATCGCGGCCCGGTCGTCGCGCGCCTGTCCGACTTCAAGGGCAAGCGGCTCGCGCTCGGCGCGGAAGGCAGCGGCGCGCGCGAGCTGAGCCTCGCACTGCTGAAGATGAACGGCATCGTGCCCGGCGGTTCGACCCAACTGCTGCCGACCGCCGGCGAGGACGCTGCCACCGCGCTGCTCGACGGCAAGATCGACGCGGCGTTTCTGTCCGGCGACTCGACGCAGATCCCGGTGATGGCGAAACTGTTCCGCGCGCCCGGCGTGCACGTGTATTCGTTCACGCAGGCCGAAGCGTACGCGCGGCGCTTTCCGTACCTGACCGCGATCACGCTGCCGATGGGCGTCTACGATCTCGGCCAGAACCTGCCGCCCACCGACATCCATACGGTCGCGCCGACGATCGAGCTGGTCGCGCGCGATTCGCTGCACCCCGCGCTGTCCGACCTGCTGATCGAAGCCGCGCGCGAAGTGCACGGCCACGCGACGATCCTGCAGCATGCGGGCGAATTCCCGTCGCCCGTCACGCGCGGCTTCCCGCTGTCCGACGACGCGGCGCGCTACTACAAATCGGGCAAGACCTTCCTGTACCGGCGGCTGCCGTTCTGGGTCGCGAGCCTGGTCGACCGGCTGCTCGTCGTGATCGTGCCGCTGATCGTCGTGCTGATCCCCGGGCTGCGGCTCGTGCCGTCGCTGTACGGCTGGCGCGTACGCTCGCGCATCTATCGCTGGTACGGCGCGCTGATCGCGCTCGAGCGCAGCGCGCTCGGCGAGCACACGGCCGAGGAGCGCGTCCAGCTGCTCGACGAGCTCGACGACATCGAGGAAGCCGTGAACCGGATGAAGATGCCGCTCGCCTACGCCGGGCAGTTCTACGTGCTGCGCGAGCACATCGGCTTCGTGCGCGAACGGCTCACCTCGCACGACCACGACGCGCCGGCGGGCCCGTCCGGCGCCAACGGCCCGCCGCAGGCGCATGCCGATGCCGCGCCGCCGGCCGGCGATCCCCCCGGGCGACTCCCGGTTCCGCGTAAGCGGACGATCCGCGATCATTGCTGCAAGCACGTACCGCCGCGTACCATGGAGGCCGCCGTACGCCCCACCCTCTGGAGATCGTCATGA
- a CDS encoding BON domain-containing protein: protein MKSIVLRALGVAAVAACLSGSVYAQSSDAAATEAPAAATSAPKAAAKTAKKANRKLGYAVRKAISKESGVNVSNLVVRSKGGAITLEGTMPEQAQIDKAEAAAKGVKGVTSVANKLTVQQQ from the coding sequence ATGAAGTCGATCGTGTTGAGAGCGTTGGGCGTTGCGGCCGTGGCGGCCTGTCTGTCGGGCAGCGTGTATGCGCAGTCGAGCGATGCGGCGGCAACCGAAGCGCCGGCAGCCGCGACCAGCGCGCCGAAGGCCGCTGCGAAAACCGCGAAGAAGGCGAACCGCAAGCTCGGCTACGCCGTGCGCAAGGCGATTTCGAAGGAATCCGGCGTGAACGTGTCGAACCTGGTCGTCCGTTCGAAGGGCGGCGCGATCACGCTGGAGGGCACGATGCCCGAACAGGCACAGATCGACAAGGCCGAAGCCGCGGCCAAGGGCGTGAAGGGCGTGACGTCGGTCGCGAACAAGCTGACGGTCCAGCAGCAGTAA
- the xdhC gene encoding xanthine dehydrogenase accessory protein XdhC, with translation MNGPARSLRAASNPTFAQGTGQRNRAAGAPPPMHIVLFGAGHVGHALVTLLGALPCVVQWVDTRDELFPDECPPNVQPEPTDTPEAVVDAAPPGAYFLVMTHNHALDFSLAAQIMRRRDYAYFGMIGSRTKRVKFERRLAARGVDPARLVEMVCPIGVAGIVDKAPGAIAVAVCAELLQARSGMPVADAKAAASGHARDDVSCAR, from the coding sequence ATGAACGGACCCGCACGCTCGCTTCGCGCCGCGTCGAACCCGACGTTCGCGCAGGGTACCGGCCAGCGCAACCGCGCGGCCGGCGCGCCACCGCCGATGCACATCGTGCTGTTCGGCGCCGGGCACGTCGGTCATGCGCTCGTCACGCTGCTCGGCGCGCTGCCGTGCGTCGTGCAGTGGGTCGACACGCGCGACGAGCTGTTCCCGGACGAATGTCCGCCGAACGTGCAGCCGGAGCCGACCGACACGCCGGAAGCCGTGGTCGACGCGGCGCCGCCCGGCGCGTACTTCCTCGTGATGACGCACAACCACGCGCTCGACTTCTCGCTCGCCGCGCAGATCATGCGGCGGCGTGACTATGCGTACTTCGGGATGATCGGCTCGCGCACCAAGCGCGTGAAGTTCGAGCGCCGGCTCGCTGCGCGCGGCGTCGATCCGGCGCGGCTCGTAGAAATGGTGTGCCCGATCGGCGTCGCCGGCATCGTCGACAAGGCGCCGGGCGCGATCGCGGTGGCCGTGTGCGCGGAGCTGCTGCAGGCGCGCTCGGGCATGCCGGTGGCCGATGCGAAGGCGGCCGCGTCGGGGCACGCGCGCGACGACGTGTCCTGCGCGCGGTAA